ttccaatttGCCACCAAATTCTTTCCAAGCAGAATAAAAGTTTGGGGGAGATTAGTTCGATTTGGTAAAGATTTAGGGCAGAGGTAATAGGATCTTATAGATCATGTCCATCCTTCACAGCACAGGAATTCTGGGTGCATAGCATTTATTTGCTCGATAGCTTTACCATTTAGTAAACCCACCCATCTGAAGTGAGTATAAATAAAGCACTTTTTGGTGTAGTACCATCAGTGTATCAATGTTGGATTATCAGCTCTTGTAGTTTTACATTCAAACCATGTTCAGTGGCTGTGGCTATGGGCGGTGGCAGAGGACTTGCCGAGGCAGCACGGTGAACAGCCCTGCAGGAGGGATTAGGGCTGGGTGGGGGTTAATCGCATTCAGCACCCAACAAGCTATGATAAACTCTTTCCCTTGTGTTTTCAGAGGCTGCACCGTGGAGTTCTCAGAGATCTGGAGCgtcaaaatcagaaaaaggagAATATTCGCCTGCTAGAAGAGCAGATTGCTTTGACAAAGCAGCTTATGGAAGAAAGAGATAAGGCGCTAATGGAAGAAGGGTCCCAGCAGTCCTAGGCACAGACCTGAGTCATTAGAGGCTTGATTAAAGACGTTTGGAGCTCATTGCTATTTAACTACATGCAAGTGTTTCAGCTAACAGAGGTAATCTGTGAAAGACTGTTTCTTTTGGATAGGTTATAATCCAGTCCCAAAAGCTATAGGGTggacagaaaacatttcctctGTCATCAGTACTTTGTGGAGACTTGGCCAGGACATCCAGCGTGGATGGACTTGTCAATGAGGGGAGGAATAGCTCCTTGTTACGCAGACACTATCTAGAATGGCTAATAACGTACACATGAGTGGGCTGCTGAGCCGGCATGATGATGAAGCCACCAGGACCTCCACCTCAGAGGGCCTGGAGGAGGGTGAGGTGGAAGGGGAGACCCTCCTTATTGTTGAGTCTGAAGACCAGGCTTCGGTAGATTTGTCGCACGACCAGAGCGGGGACTCTCTGAACAGCGATGAAGGTGACGCATCCTGGATGGAGGAGATGTCCTACTACTGCGAGAAGTGCCAGAAGTGGATTCCTGCAAGTAAGCCTGCCTGTTGTGTTGCGTCTTGCTTGCACTACAGGGGTTGTTGTTTGCAAGGTGGTTACGCTGTCCTGTGTGCCTATTTTATGGGTTAGGTCTTGTTTAGCAGTATGCCATCCTATGCTGGAGGAGAAAGGATGTCTCGGCGCTAGCCTGATGCTAGCGGTGTGCGTTAGGTGCTTTGATCCATGAACCGTACGGGTGTCCAAAGCTGTCATTCCCTGTAAAGAAATGGGACTGTCTTCTTTAATTAGTAAAGAATAAGGGTATGACTTCAGAAACATGCACACCCTCCCGAGTCTTGCTGCTAGTGTGTTTAAGGGACTTTGGCCAAGCAATTTGGCTCACTCAGATAAAGATAATGATACTTGTTGTAAAGCTCTTCCTGTGGAGAAAAAGGGCTTTGGGATAGTGttactactttatttttttttcttcctggacgGTTTGTCACATCTGTGGAGCATATGGCTACATCTCAACCTTTATGGTTTCCTGATAATGTGAATTGAATTTAACTTTCACAGAAGCATGTCCAGCCTGTAGCAGCTAGCTTTGGGAGGAGTTTGGCGCAAGCTGCAGAACTTGATCCCTCTGCTACTGCTGTTTGGCGTAACGTCTGTGCTGTTAGCAATGTAACTGACTGACTTTACTTTCTAAATTTGGGATTATTGGATCTACTATTAGATCCAAAAGCAAGATATTGCTAAGGactgtttggtttgggtttggttttttttgggggtgtgtgtgtttggttttgggtttgtattttgctttatttgtggCCAGAAATAGTGAACTTTTCAGGTGGCACCTGCCTTGCAGATATGTTAGAGCTGCCCTTTTTGCCGTCTTAGAATTTGCCAAAAGTTACTGTGTAGAAATCTCCTCTCAAAGCATGTTAGTGTTTTGATGTTAATGTAATGGAACAAACA
This Phalacrocorax aristotelis chromosome 3, bGulAri2.1, whole genome shotgun sequence DNA region includes the following protein-coding sequences:
- the PET117 gene encoding protein PET117 homolog, mitochondrial — protein: MSGRSRAVLAASALLSAATVTAVHLQQRRERERLHRGVLRDLERQNQKKENIRLLEEQIALTKQLMEERDKALMEEGSQQS